One window of the Corynebacterium glutamicum ATCC 13032 genome contains the following:
- the purE gene encoding 5-(carboxyamino)imidazole ribonucleotide mutase: MGPLVGLIMGSDSDWDTVAPAAEVLAEFGIPFEVGVVSAHRTPEKMLNYAKTAHERGIKTIIACAGGAAHLPGMVAAATPLPVIGVPRALKDLDGLDSLLSIVQMPGGVPVATVSIGGAKNAGLLAVRILGAGDPSLVTKMADYQENMAKEVEAKDEALKKRLLG, translated from the coding sequence GTGGGTCCTCTAGTTGGTTTGATCATGGGTTCGGATTCGGATTGGGACACTGTAGCGCCAGCTGCAGAGGTACTCGCTGAGTTTGGCATTCCTTTTGAAGTCGGAGTTGTCTCTGCACACCGCACCCCAGAGAAGATGCTCAACTACGCAAAGACTGCACATGAGCGCGGCATCAAGACGATCATCGCGTGTGCTGGCGGCGCTGCACACCTGCCAGGCATGGTGGCTGCAGCAACTCCACTTCCAGTCATCGGTGTTCCACGCGCATTGAAGGATCTCGACGGTTTGGATTCCTTGCTGTCCATCGTCCAGATGCCAGGCGGCGTTCCAGTCGCCACTGTCTCCATCGGTGGCGCGAAGAATGCAGGCCTACTTGCCGTTCGTATTCTCGGTGCTGGTGATCCTTCTTTGGTCACGAAGATGGCCGATTACCAAGAGAATATGGCGAAGGAAGTTGAAGCCAAGGACGAAGCACTGAAGAAGCGCTTGCTCGGCTAA
- a CDS encoding YdcF family protein: protein MNPIVVLGSKVVDGQVTGLLASRLEKAIEVSSLTPEAPVVVSGFGEAAAMADYLRARGVTTIVEEPWATSTNENLENAHALFPDTLQWTVVTSGFHAWRTYLWAWHLGIPIKVVTARTPSAERLGMAMRECFALPHSTLRVLWRKIRTPKN, encoded by the coding sequence ATGAATCCGATCGTGGTGCTGGGATCCAAAGTTGTTGATGGTCAAGTCACTGGCCTTTTGGCCTCAAGGCTGGAAAAGGCCATTGAGGTCTCATCTTTGACCCCAGAAGCACCCGTTGTGGTCAGCGGTTTCGGTGAAGCCGCCGCCATGGCAGATTATTTACGCGCCCGTGGAGTGACCACCATTGTGGAAGAACCATGGGCCACCAGCACCAATGAGAATTTAGAAAACGCCCACGCATTATTTCCGGACACACTACAGTGGACTGTTGTGACCAGTGGCTTTCATGCCTGGCGCACCTATTTATGGGCTTGGCATTTAGGGATTCCCATCAAGGTGGTCACTGCTCGTACACCTTCAGCTGAGCGCCTAGGGATGGCGATGAGAGAGTGTTTTGCACTGCCGCATTCAACACTTCGAGTGCTGTGGCGAAAAATCCGAACTCCAAAGAACTAG
- a CDS encoding thioesterase family protein yields the protein MSTAYFIAHGNDTYRPTEHSSGVWRDDELHLAPVAGLVIHHMERWRREVVGDALVFSRFSLEVLGQIARDDVTLRTEIVRPGRTIELIETVAEINGRVTIRARAWLLKTSDLAHISGDTFEALPSMTELADVKSAFQWSGGFMDSIVFVEDAEKIPGKNRAWITGDVQLVDGEDSEPLAEFSKFLDVANGVAVREDPKTWMFPNVDLTFHLFRQPVGTKVGFDTRAAFGPNGIGLTTSVIHDAEGPVGTLNQSLTVRPIAELNK from the coding sequence ATGTCAACTGCATATTTTATTGCGCACGGAAACGATACGTACCGCCCAACGGAGCATTCCAGCGGTGTGTGGCGCGATGATGAACTCCACCTTGCACCGGTTGCCGGTTTGGTGATTCACCATATGGAACGTTGGCGCAGGGAAGTGGTTGGCGATGCTTTGGTGTTCAGCCGTTTTAGTTTGGAGGTCTTGGGCCAGATCGCTCGGGATGATGTCACCTTGAGAACAGAGATCGTTCGTCCCGGGCGCACCATTGAACTTATTGAAACCGTGGCTGAAATCAACGGCAGAGTGACGATTCGTGCACGCGCCTGGTTGCTGAAGACCTCTGATCTTGCCCATATTTCTGGCGATACTTTTGAAGCGTTGCCGTCAATGACTGAACTGGCAGATGTTAAGTCAGCGTTCCAGTGGTCTGGTGGATTTATGGACAGCATTGTGTTTGTTGAGGACGCTGAGAAAATTCCGGGCAAAAACCGCGCGTGGATTACCGGCGATGTGCAGTTGGTTGACGGCGAAGATTCTGAGCCTTTGGCAGAGTTTTCCAAATTCTTGGATGTGGCCAATGGCGTGGCGGTTCGGGAAGATCCAAAGACTTGGATGTTCCCGAACGTGGATCTTACTTTCCATCTGTTCCGCCAGCCGGTGGGCACCAAGGTGGGTTTTGATACCCGCGCGGCGTTTGGACCCAACGGCATCGGTTTGACCACGTCGGTGATTCACGATGCCGAAGGTCCTGTGGGCACGCTTAATCAATCATTGACAGTGCGCCCAATTGCTGAGTTAAACAAGTGA
- a CDS encoding LLM class flavin-dependent oxidoreductase: MTPKEIHLNLFAFGAGHHAAAWRAVEGSVEKLGLISWWEELARTAERGKLDAVFLADGQAINPVGLENGPGWFLEPVTALTAMARATNNIGLISTISSTFWQPFHAARMIASLDHISGGRAGINVVTSMTDAEARNHGMDALPGHDVRYARAAEFIETITALWDSWPAESLVMDRAGKFADSSLIKSIDHDGEFFQVAGPLNIPSPPQGRPVLFQAGSSPQGREIAAKYAEAIYSVAWDLEQAQDYRSDIHARATAQGREPMPVLPGLVTFVGTTVEEARAKQQALNALLPVKDSLNQLSFFVGQDCSTWDLDAPPPPLPPLEEFSGPKGRYETVLRIIESKSPTVRELLGYLAAGGGHATFIGTPESIADEIERWIDEGGADGFNLMPPMLPHSLDDFVDLVVPELQRRGRFRTEYSHTTLRGHLFNQVAYSARSLV; encoded by the coding sequence ATGACACCGAAAGAAATACACCTCAACCTTTTTGCTTTCGGTGCCGGGCACCACGCGGCGGCGTGGCGAGCGGTGGAGGGAAGCGTCGAAAAGCTGGGTTTAATTTCCTGGTGGGAGGAACTCGCGCGCACCGCTGAGCGGGGCAAGCTGGATGCGGTCTTTTTGGCCGATGGGCAGGCGATTAATCCGGTCGGTCTGGAGAATGGGCCGGGCTGGTTTTTGGAGCCGGTGACCGCGTTGACTGCGATGGCGCGGGCGACGAACAATATTGGGTTGATCAGCACAATTTCCAGTACGTTTTGGCAGCCGTTTCATGCGGCGCGGATGATCGCCAGCTTGGATCATATTTCGGGTGGGCGTGCTGGAATCAATGTGGTGACATCGATGACCGATGCGGAGGCGCGTAACCACGGGATGGATGCGTTGCCGGGTCACGATGTTCGCTATGCGCGCGCTGCGGAATTTATTGAAACCATCACTGCGCTGTGGGATTCTTGGCCTGCGGAAAGTTTGGTGATGGATCGTGCTGGAAAATTTGCGGACTCCTCGCTCATTAAATCTATCGATCATGATGGTGAGTTCTTCCAAGTCGCTGGTCCGCTGAATATCCCCAGTCCTCCGCAGGGTCGACCCGTACTTTTTCAGGCTGGATCCTCACCGCAAGGACGGGAAATCGCTGCGAAATACGCCGAGGCAATTTACTCTGTGGCGTGGGATTTGGAGCAAGCGCAAGATTATCGCTCTGATATTCATGCTCGTGCCACTGCCCAGGGTCGCGAGCCCATGCCGGTGCTTCCTGGTTTGGTGACTTTTGTTGGCACGACCGTGGAAGAAGCGCGTGCAAAACAGCAGGCTCTTAATGCGTTGCTGCCGGTCAAAGACTCACTAAATCAGTTGAGTTTCTTTGTGGGTCAAGATTGCTCGACGTGGGATTTGGATGCACCTCCCCCACCACTGCCACCGCTAGAAGAGTTTTCCGGTCCTAAAGGCAGGTACGAAACGGTCCTGCGGATCATCGAATCTAAATCACCAACCGTCCGCGAACTTTTGGGCTACCTCGCAGCAGGCGGTGGGCACGCCACATTTATCGGCACTCCGGAAAGCATCGCTGATGAAATCGAGCGCTGGATCGACGAGGGCGGTGCCGATGGCTTCAACCTCATGCCACCGATGCTCCCCCACAGTTTGGACGACTTTGTTGACTTAGTAGTCCCTGAACTGCAGCGACGTGGCCGATTCCGCACAGAATACAGTCACACCACGCTGCGCGGTCACTTGTTTAACCAGGTTGCTTATTCAGCCCGGTCACTTGTTTAA
- a CDS encoding integrase core domain-containing protein: MPKPLPPETRRKIIDFDPFAPNSPSIEEFCSRLKISRRSFYNIRNRYQQDANAALHPHSSAPITARRTYDESITSTLLSIRARLKAQGWEYGPISIRFEGISTGELTAPIPSVSTIARLLRAAGAVESNPKKRPKSSVVRFQRGQAMEMWQIDGFIYTLHDTDLTRVTIYQILDDATRFDVGTCVFPANENSVDARTALEQAIAHFGAPHELLSDNGSAFNRMRQGYVGSLESYLATVGCLSITGKPGHPQTQGKNERSHRTLFRFLQAHQPHTLEECAHYIEQFRDHYNNRRPHQGLPNNLTPAAAWEIVGCVEQQPPIDPVVLQQQADHYARRRIEKQSDVPLVRQEESVPVSKMQQTEQRRRVRRFGKKPVDPDVFTFAGNNQKVVFQGMRISVPRTMRDREFYRTVTATELGFWDAITGELELSIPLPVVAIARGKSYINSYNIRGVWMQHPTPLWQRKRDEAEKRFKSIDPGDLLR, encoded by the coding sequence ATGCCTAAACCCCTACCCCCAGAAACCCGACGCAAGATCATCGATTTCGATCCGTTCGCACCGAACAGCCCCTCGATCGAAGAGTTCTGCAGTCGGCTAAAAATATCGCGGCGCAGCTTCTACAACATCCGCAACCGATACCAACAAGACGCCAACGCAGCACTGCATCCACACTCCAGCGCCCCAATCACCGCCCGGCGAACGTACGATGAATCCATCACCAGCACCTTGCTGTCCATCCGCGCACGCCTGAAAGCCCAAGGATGGGAGTACGGCCCGATCTCTATTCGATTCGAAGGCATCTCCACCGGGGAACTGACTGCACCGATTCCATCTGTTTCAACCATTGCTCGTTTGTTACGCGCCGCAGGAGCTGTTGAAAGTAACCCTAAGAAGCGACCGAAGTCGTCGGTGGTGAGGTTTCAACGAGGTCAAGCCATGGAAATGTGGCAAATAGATGGTTTCATCTACACACTGCACGATACTGATCTGACTCGGGTAACGATCTATCAAATCCTTGATGATGCCACTCGGTTTGATGTCGGAACCTGTGTCTTCCCCGCGAATGAAAACTCAGTCGATGCCCGAACAGCGCTAGAACAAGCGATTGCTCATTTCGGTGCCCCGCATGAATTACTCAGTGATAACGGCTCAGCGTTTAACCGGATGCGGCAAGGATACGTCGGAAGCTTGGAAAGCTATCTCGCGACGGTGGGGTGTTTAAGCATTACCGGCAAGCCTGGGCATCCTCAAACCCAAGGTAAAAACGAACGCAGCCACCGCACACTATTTCGTTTCCTTCAAGCTCATCAACCACACACACTTGAGGAATGTGCGCACTATATTGAACAGTTCCGCGATCATTACAACAATCGTCGCCCGCATCAGGGGTTGCCGAATAATCTCACCCCGGCCGCGGCCTGGGAGATTGTGGGCTGTGTGGAACAACAACCCCCGATTGATCCCGTCGTGCTTCAACAGCAAGCCGATCACTATGCCCGTCGTCGAATTGAGAAGCAATCAGATGTCCCGCTTGTTCGGCAGGAGGAATCTGTTCCGGTGTCTAAGATGCAGCAGACCGAGCAACGTCGACGGGTACGTCGTTTTGGTAAAAAGCCGGTGGATCCTGATGTGTTTACGTTTGCTGGGAATAATCAGAAGGTGGTGTTCCAGGGGATGCGTATTTCTGTTCCTCGTACGATGAGGGACAGGGAGTTTTATCGGACGGTGACGGCAACTGAGCTTGGTTTCTGGGATGCGATAACCGGGGAGCTTGAGTTGTCGATTCCGTTGCCGGTTGTGGCGATTGCCCGGGGTAAGTCGTATATCAATTCTTACAACATTCGTGGGGTGTGGATGCAACACCCGACACCGTTGTGGCAACGCAAACGTGATGAGGCTGAGAAGCGATTCAAGTCGATAGATCCGGGGGATCTTCTGCGCTAG
- a CDS encoding 3-oxoacyl-ACP reductase, protein MLDISEQIVLVTGGARGLGRALSESFLREGARVVVNYHRSADAAAELAGEKAVAIQADVRDREQVKSMFAQAKEHFGSPITTVVNSALADFSFDGDARPKAEDITIERFNQQYTSAIEGALNTIQEALPGFEEVGSGRVINIGTNLFQNPTVPYHDYTAAKAALLSLTRTFAKDLGPRHITVNMVSGGLLRTTGASAATPEEVFDFIAAGTPLGSVTTPQELADASLFFASPWSRAVTGQNLVVDGGLVFNCFVSEGCAHSVS, encoded by the coding sequence ATGCTTGATATTTCTGAGCAAATTGTTTTGGTCACCGGCGGTGCACGCGGACTTGGTCGCGCGTTGTCTGAATCATTTTTGCGCGAGGGTGCTCGTGTTGTGGTGAACTATCACCGTTCGGCTGATGCTGCCGCAGAGCTGGCTGGTGAAAAGGCGGTGGCGATTCAGGCTGATGTTCGTGATCGCGAACAGGTGAAAAGCATGTTTGCGCAGGCCAAGGAACATTTCGGCAGCCCGATCACCACTGTGGTCAACAGCGCTTTGGCGGATTTCAGCTTTGATGGCGATGCGCGTCCCAAGGCGGAGGACATCACCATTGAGCGTTTTAATCAGCAGTACACCAGCGCAATCGAGGGCGCGCTGAACACCATCCAGGAGGCTTTGCCTGGTTTTGAGGAGGTGGGAAGTGGTCGTGTGATTAACATCGGCACGAATCTTTTCCAGAATCCGACTGTCCCCTACCACGATTACACCGCTGCGAAGGCTGCGCTGCTGTCCTTGACTCGCACGTTTGCCAAGGATTTGGGCCCACGCCACATCACGGTCAACATGGTCAGCGGCGGCCTGCTGCGCACCACCGGCGCCAGCGCCGCCACGCCCGAGGAAGTCTTTGATTTCATCGCCGCCGGCACCCCACTGGGGTCCGTCACCACTCCCCAAGAGCTTGCCGACGCCTCCCTCTTCTTCGCATCCCCCTGGTCGCGCGCGGTTACAGGCCAAAACTTGGTCGTCGACGGAGGACTGGTTTTCAACTGTTTTGTGTCAGAGGGTTGTGCACACTCAGTGTCATGA
- a CDS encoding dihydrofolate reductase family protein, protein MAIIYNTSSTLNGFIADKDNSLQWLFDVPGSDGASEDFGNFLSKAGTIVMGSTTYEWLLKDLDFISDPHKWTDVYGDRPTWVFSSRNLETPEGKPVKVVNGDVADVLPAILEESPENTDIWIVGGGDLAGQFFDAGALDRIILTMAPVFLDEGQPAMPRRIESNRLRTVNVREVGQFTEITLETIKGA, encoded by the coding sequence ATGGCGATCATCTACAACACATCGAGCACGCTCAACGGCTTCATCGCAGACAAAGACAACTCCCTGCAATGGCTTTTCGACGTCCCCGGCAGCGACGGTGCCTCTGAAGACTTCGGTAATTTCCTTTCAAAAGCCGGCACCATCGTAATGGGATCCACCACCTATGAATGGCTGCTCAAGGACCTAGATTTCATCAGCGATCCCCACAAGTGGACCGATGTGTATGGCGATCGCCCCACGTGGGTGTTCAGCAGCAGGAACTTGGAAACCCCGGAAGGAAAACCTGTCAAGGTAGTAAATGGAGATGTCGCCGATGTTCTCCCCGCCATACTGGAAGAGAGTCCAGAGAACACTGATATTTGGATCGTCGGTGGTGGCGATCTGGCGGGTCAATTCTTTGATGCGGGTGCACTCGATCGGATCATCTTGACCATGGCGCCAGTGTTTCTCGATGAAGGGCAGCCAGCGATGCCCCGCCGGATCGAAAGTAATCGTCTCCGCACCGTAAATGTCCGCGAGGTTGGACAATTCACCGAGATCACCCTGGAGACGATTAAAGGGGCTTAA
- a CDS encoding VOC family protein: MGIKRLDNVAIVVESLDEAVGFFEKLGMSLDGRTMVQGDFADRTVGLSGIRSEIAVLKTPDGHSRVELTQYLQPEPIATAPSAPNQIGMHRLMFAVDDIEETIEHIGAEPLDGIANYEDTYRLCYLRGPSGIIVALAQEL, translated from the coding sequence ATGGGAATTAAACGTTTGGACAACGTGGCGATTGTGGTGGAATCGTTGGATGAAGCAGTCGGTTTCTTTGAGAAATTAGGGATGTCCCTAGATGGCCGAACAATGGTCCAAGGGGATTTTGCTGATCGGACCGTTGGTCTCAGCGGAATTCGATCTGAGATCGCGGTGCTGAAAACTCCGGATGGACATTCTCGGGTGGAGCTTACTCAATATCTACAACCGGAACCGATTGCAACCGCTCCATCTGCACCTAACCAGATTGGGATGCACCGTTTGATGTTTGCGGTGGATGATATTGAGGAAACGATCGAACATATCGGTGCGGAACCACTAGATGGGATCGCAAATTACGAGGACACCTACCGATTGTGTTATCTGCGCGGGCCATCTGGAATTATCGTGGCGTTGGCGCAGGAACTTTAA
- a CDS encoding carbohydrate ABC transporter permease has translation MTKRTKGLILNYAGVVFILFWGLAPFYWMVITALRDSKHTFDTTPWPTHVTLDNFRDALATDKGNNFLAAIGNSLVISVTTTAIAVLVGVFTAYALARLEFPGKGIVTGIILAASMFPGIALVTPLFQLFGDLNWIGTYQALIIPNISFALPLTIYTLVSFFRQLPWELEESARVDGATRGQAFRMILLPLAAPALFTTAILAFIATWNEFMLARQLSNTSTEPVTVAIARFTGPSSFEYPYASVMAAGALVTIPLIIMVLIFQRRIVSGLTAGGVKA, from the coding sequence ATGACTAAACGAACAAAAGGACTCATCCTCAACTACGCCGGAGTGGTGTTCATCCTCTTCTGGGGACTAGCTCCCTTCTACTGGATGGTTATCACCGCACTGCGCGATTCCAAGCACACCTTTGACACCACCCCATGGCCAACGCACGTCACCTTGGATAACTTCCGGGACGCACTGGCCACCGACAAAGGCAACAACTTCCTCGCAGCCATTGGCAACTCACTGGTCATCAGCGTCACCACAACAGCGATCGCTGTTCTCGTGGGAGTGTTCACCGCCTACGCTCTAGCCCGACTGGAATTCCCGGGCAAAGGCATTGTCACCGGCATCATCTTGGCAGCCTCCATGTTCCCCGGCATCGCCCTGGTCACTCCGCTGTTCCAGCTCTTCGGTGACCTCAACTGGATCGGCACCTACCAAGCGCTGATTATCCCGAACATTTCCTTCGCGCTACCTCTGACGATCTACACGCTCGTATCCTTCTTCAGGCAACTGCCCTGGGAACTCGAAGAATCAGCACGTGTCGACGGCGCCACACGTGGCCAAGCCTTCCGCATGATCCTGCTTCCTCTAGCAGCGCCCGCACTATTTACCACCGCGATCCTCGCATTCATTGCAACGTGGAACGAATTCATGCTGGCCCGCCAACTATCCAACACCTCCACAGAGCCAGTGACCGTTGCGATCGCAAGGTTCACCGGACCAAGCTCCTTCGAATACCCCTACGCCTCTGTCATGGCAGCGGGAGCTTTGGTGACCATCCCACTGATCATCATGGTTCTCATCTTCCAACGCCGCATCGTCTCCGGACTCACCGCAGGTGGCGTGAAAGCCTAG
- a CDS encoding carbohydrate ABC transporter permease, protein MATFKQARSAAWLIAPALVVLAVVIGYPIVRAIWLSFQADKGLDPTTGLFTDGGFAGLDNYLYWLTQRCMGSDGTIRTCPPGTLATDFWPALRITLFFTVVTVGLETILGTAMALIMNKEFRGRALVRAAILIPWAIPTAVTAKLWQFIFAPQGIINSMFGLSVSWTTDPWAARAAVILADVWKTTPFMALLILAGLQMIPKETYEAARVDGATAWQQFTKITLPLVRPALMVAVLFRTLDALRMYDLPVIMISSSSNSPTAVISQLVVEDMRQNNFNSASALSTLIFLLIFFVAFIMIRFLGADVSGQRGIKKKKLGGTKDEKPTAKDAVVKADSAVKEAAKP, encoded by the coding sequence ATGGCCACATTCAAACAGGCCAGAAGCGCTGCCTGGCTGATCGCCCCCGCCCTCGTGGTCCTTGCAGTGGTGATCGGATATCCCATCGTCCGAGCAATTTGGCTATCCTTCCAGGCCGACAAAGGCCTCGACCCCACCACCGGACTCTTCACCGACGGTGGCTTCGCAGGACTAGACAATTACCTCTACTGGCTCACCCAACGATGCATGGGTTCAGACGGCACCATCCGTACCTGCCCACCCGGCACACTAGCCACCGACTTCTGGCCAGCACTACGCATCACGTTGTTCTTCACCGTGGTTACCGTCGGCTTGGAAACTATCCTCGGCACCGCCATGGCACTGATCATGAACAAAGAATTCCGTGGCCGCGCACTTGTTCGCGCAGCGATTCTTATCCCTTGGGCAATCCCCACCGCCGTCACCGCAAAACTGTGGCAGTTCATCTTCGCACCACAAGGCATCATCAACTCCATGTTTGGACTTAGTGTCAGTTGGACCACCGATCCGTGGGCAGCTAGAGCCGCCGTCATTCTTGCCGACGTCTGGAAAACCACACCATTCATGGCACTGCTGATCCTCGCCGGTCTGCAAATGATCCCGAAGGAAACCTACGAAGCAGCCCGCGTCGATGGCGCAACCGCGTGGCAGCAATTCACCAAGATCACCCTCCCGCTGGTGCGCCCAGCTTTGATGGTGGCAGTACTCTTCCGCACCCTCGATGCGCTACGCATGTATGACCTCCCCGTCATCATGATCTCCAGCTCCTCCAACTCCCCCACCGCTGTTATCTCCCAGCTGGTTGTGGAAGACATGCGCCAAAACAACTTCAACTCCGCTTCCGCCCTTTCCACACTGATCTTCCTGCTGATCTTCTTCGTGGCGTTCATCATGATCCGATTCCTCGGCGCAGATGTTTCGGGCCAACGCGGAATAAAGAAAAAGAAACTGGGCGGAACCAAGGATGAGAAACCCACCGCTAAGGATGCTGTTGTAAAGGCCGATTCTGCTGTGAAGGAAGCCGCTAAGCCATGA
- a CDS encoding SRPBCC family protein: MASGKDLQVSTFGYISRCPVQVYEAIADPRQLERYFATGGVSGRLETGSTVYWDFVDFPGAFPVQVVSATQAEHIELRWGQANELRSVNFEFEPFRNFTRTKLTITEGSWPLTPAGAQEALGSQMGWTGMLSALKAWLEYGVNLRDGFYKQ, encoded by the coding sequence ATGGCTTCCGGCAAAGATCTTCAAGTTTCCACATTTGGCTACATCTCCCGCTGCCCCGTGCAGGTCTACGAAGCAATCGCAGATCCCAGACAACTAGAACGCTACTTCGCCACCGGCGGAGTATCTGGCCGCCTCGAAACCGGATCGACTGTCTATTGGGACTTCGTTGATTTTCCCGGTGCGTTTCCGGTCCAAGTTGTCTCAGCTACACAGGCTGAACACATTGAACTCCGCTGGGGACAAGCAAATGAGCTGCGTTCCGTCAACTTCGAGTTCGAACCTTTTAGAAATTTCACCCGCACGAAACTCACCATCACCGAAGGCAGTTGGCCGCTCACTCCCGCAGGAGCCCAAGAGGCTCTGGGCAGCCAGATGGGATGGACTGGCATGCTGTCCGCACTAAAAGCGTGGCTGGAATACGGAGTGAACCTCCGCGACGGGTTTTATAAGCAATAG
- a CDS encoding ABC transporter substrate-binding protein — protein sequence MSSISRKTGASLAATTLLAAIALAGCSSDSSSDSTDSTASEGADSRGPITFAMGKNDTDKVIPIIDRWNEAHPDEQVTLNELAGEADAQRETLVQSLQAGNSDYDVMALDVIWTADFAANQWLAPLEGDLEVDTSGLLQSTVDSATYNGTLYALPQNTNGQLLFRNTEIIPEAPANWADLVESCTLAEEAGVDCLTTQLKQYEGLSVNTIGFIEGWGGSVLDDDGNVTVDSDDAKAGLQALVDGFDDGTISKASLAATEEETNLAFTEGQTAYAINWPYMYTNSEEAEATAGKFEVQPLVGKDGVGVSTLGGYNNGINVNSENKATARDFIEFIINEENQTWFADNSFPPVLASIYDDESLVEQYPYLPALKESLENAAPRPVSPFYPAISKAIQDNAYAALNGNVDVDQATTDMKAAIENASS from the coding sequence ATGTCCTCGATTTCCCGCAAGACCGGCGCGTCACTTGCAGCCACCACACTGTTGGCAGCGATCGCACTGGCCGGTTGTAGTTCAGACTCAAGCTCCGACTCCACAGATTCCACCGCTAGCGAAGGCGCAGACAGCCGCGGCCCCATCACCTTTGCGATGGGCAAAAACGACACCGACAAAGTCATTCCGATCATCGACCGCTGGAACGAAGCCCACCCCGATGAGCAGGTAACGCTCAACGAACTCGCCGGTGAAGCCGACGCGCAGCGCGAAACCCTCGTGCAATCCCTGCAGGCCGGCAACTCTGACTACGACGTCATGGCGCTCGACGTCATCTGGACCGCAGACTTCGCGGCAAACCAATGGCTCGCACCACTTGAAGGCGACCTCGAGGTAGACACCTCCGGACTGCTGCAATCCACCGTGGATTCCGCAACCTACAACGGCACCCTCTACGCACTGCCACAGAACACCAACGGCCAGCTACTGTTCCGCAACACCGAAATCATCCCAGAAGCACCAGCAAACTGGGCTGACCTCGTGGAATCCTGCACGCTTGCTGAAGAAGCAGGCGTTGATTGCCTGACCACTCAGCTCAAGCAGTACGAAGGCCTTTCAGTGAACACCATCGGCTTCATCGAAGGTTGGGGAGGCAGCGTCCTAGACGATGACGGCAACGTCACCGTAGACAGCGACGACGCCAAGGCAGGCCTTCAAGCGCTTGTCGACGGCTTCGACGACGGCACCATCTCCAAGGCATCCCTTGCAGCGACCGAAGAAGAAACCAACCTCGCATTCACCGAAGGCCAAACCGCCTACGCCATTAACTGGCCATACATGTACACCAACTCCGAAGAAGCCGAAGCAACCGCAGGCAAATTCGAAGTACAGCCCCTCGTAGGTAAAGACGGCGTCGGCGTATCCACCCTTGGTGGCTACAACAACGGCATCAACGTCAACTCCGAAAACAAGGCAACCGCCCGCGACTTCATCGAATTCATCATCAACGAAGAGAACCAAACCTGGTTCGCGGACAACTCCTTCCCACCAGTTCTGGCATCCATCTACGATGATGAGTCCCTTGTTGAGCAGTACCCATACCTGCCAGCACTGAAGGAATCCCTGGAAAACGCAGCACCACGCCCAGTGTCTCCTTTCTACCCAGCCATCTCCAAGGCAATCCAGGACAACGCCTACGCAGCGCTTAACGGCAACGTCGACGTTGACCAGGCAACCACCGATATGAAGGCAGCGATCGAAAACGCTTCCAGCTAG